The Sporomusa termitida genome has a window encoding:
- a CDS encoding metallophosphoesterase, with amino-acid sequence MKIFAIADTHLSGLPPAKPMSIFGRHWEGHWDKIRASWQEQVAPEDVVLIAGDISWAMKLPEALTDLNAIAGLPGRKIVVRGNHDYWWQSVSKMTKAVEGKIEFLNNSFAGAGEWAICGSRGWTCPEDPLFKTADQPIFNRELLRVEASLAAARTAGFSRILLMLHFPPFYDHNTETGFAGLIAKYKAAICIYGHLHGESIKNAATGMINGAAHYLVSCDALNFKVRQLI; translated from the coding sequence ATGAAGATATTTGCCATAGCCGATACCCATTTGTCAGGCCTGCCGCCGGCGAAGCCAATGAGTATTTTTGGCAGGCACTGGGAAGGCCATTGGGATAAAATCAGAGCAAGCTGGCAGGAGCAGGTAGCACCGGAAGATGTTGTCCTGATTGCCGGTGACATCTCCTGGGCCATGAAACTGCCTGAGGCCCTGACTGATTTGAATGCCATCGCCGGCCTGCCGGGAAGAAAAATTGTTGTGCGCGGCAATCATGACTACTGGTGGCAGTCGGTAAGCAAAATGACCAAAGCCGTAGAGGGTAAAATTGAGTTTCTCAATAATAGCTTTGCCGGCGCCGGTGAATGGGCTATCTGCGGCAGCCGGGGCTGGACATGCCCGGAGGACCCGCTGTTCAAGACTGCCGATCAGCCTATTTTTAACCGGGAGCTGCTGCGGGTTGAGGCTTCCCTGGCGGCGGCCCGCACTGCCGGATTTTCCCGCATACTCCTGATGCTGCATTTTCCGCCTTTTTATGACCATAATACCGAGACAGGCTTTGCCGGCCTGATTGCTAAATATAAGGCTGCGATCTGCATTTATGGTCACCTCCATGGCGAGTCAATAAAAAATGCGGCTACCGGTATGATTAACGGTGCCGCTCACTATCTGGTATCCTGTGATGCCCTAAACTTTAAGGTCAGGCAGCTTATATAA
- a CDS encoding DEAD/DEAH box helicase, whose product MQKKWKGARMLTEEKIKAEADSHASYIRGCHYHHSNRVKTLNFLPEDSTFAARVAGQHLYSVAVTFSPQQKIKHYACDCPAFYNCDGACKHIIAVLKKIQHAWQQYFSTPGPMTLTRSLREFLDFFQGTGKNILTAKPGKAALTKILPVYHFYLANNKKTSYLEFMIGTDRMYVLKDIPQLLTALHSRQTIVFGKNFALKPDEVVFDEVSAALVSLLTSVYEEEKQRSAWNFHVYSGLHANSALSEPRRFKLLSSSLVRFFEIMQSQPFTAVINDQTIPGVTLQHGRPPVDLAVKAAEGGLRLSMNLAGDVFYGLDADFRYIYHSQTIYHVDALFASYVKRLLNCFNENRKPEMHIPAATVSDFMSGALPALETIATIKVDDSIYAKFHKEQLEKRIYLDRFGSGISARLEFWYGDTMINPFGDTGPGDATLAGKWLLRATAQEKEILNTFQQYGFTWSADRLVLADEASAYTFLYQALPELQSRAEILYAADLHQPKIKPAGKITAGVRLNQSTDMLEFSLQLEDISTQELIDLLAAYRLKKRYHRLPDGSFIPLDVPEFQTAASLITELGLSPADLENQVVELPKYRALYLDSLARESPDFTVERSSAFRHMVQDIREPQDIEYPIPPGIQGKLRDYQKTGFKWLKSLANYGLGGILADDMGLGKTLQVIAFILAEKETAAGPSLVIAPTSLVYNWREEIMKFAPSLQAAVIAGQPAERLEQFKNIDNADIVITSYGLIKRDIDIYQQRTFNYCFLDEAQHIKNPNTLNAKSVKQIKAKNYFALTGTPIENTLTELWSIFDFLMPGYLRTHKAFMSRFEIPIVKDNDQQALQELNRHIKPFIMRRMKKAVLKELPEKIESKMVNEMTAAQARLYAAWLLQAKTEFEAEVSVHGFEQSQIKILSLLTRLRQICCHPSLFIENYQGGSGKLEMVQELIRDATAGGHRVLLFSQFTSMLSLIRQELETMKISYHYLDGATRADMRLNLVRSFNSGEKSVFLISLKAGGTGLNLTGADMVIHYDPWWNPAVEDQATDRAYRIGQKNSVQVYKLITKNTIEEKIYLLQQKKKELIDSLIKPGENFLTKMNETEIRDLFSL is encoded by the coding sequence ATGCAAAAAAAGTGGAAAGGAGCCAGGATGTTAACAGAAGAAAAAATTAAAGCGGAAGCAGATTCTCACGCCTCCTATATCAGGGGTTGTCATTATCATCATAGTAACCGGGTTAAAACCCTAAATTTTTTGCCTGAAGACAGTACTTTTGCCGCCCGGGTTGCCGGCCAGCACCTGTATAGTGTCGCGGTGACGTTCTCACCACAGCAGAAAATTAAACATTATGCCTGTGACTGCCCGGCCTTTTATAATTGTGACGGTGCCTGTAAACATATTATCGCTGTTTTAAAAAAAATCCAGCACGCCTGGCAGCAATATTTCAGTACTCCCGGCCCTATGACGTTAACCCGCTCCCTCAGGGAATTTCTGGATTTTTTCCAAGGTACCGGCAAGAATATCCTAACAGCCAAACCGGGTAAAGCAGCGCTGACAAAAATATTACCGGTCTATCACTTTTATTTGGCCAATAATAAAAAGACAAGTTATCTTGAATTCATGATTGGCACAGACCGGATGTATGTTCTGAAGGATATCCCGCAACTGCTTACTGCTTTACACTCGCGGCAGACAATAGTTTTCGGCAAAAATTTTGCCTTAAAGCCGGACGAGGTTGTGTTCGATGAGGTATCGGCGGCCCTGGTCAGCCTGCTTACCTCTGTCTATGAGGAAGAGAAGCAGCGTTCGGCCTGGAATTTCCATGTCTACTCCGGGCTTCACGCCAATTCTGCCCTCAGTGAACCCCGCCGCTTTAAACTGCTCTCTTCAAGTCTTGTGCGTTTTTTTGAAATCATGCAGTCTCAGCCATTTACAGCCGTAATTAATGATCAGACAATCCCCGGTGTTACCCTTCAGCATGGCCGGCCACCGGTTGACCTGGCGGTTAAGGCGGCCGAGGGCGGCTTACGGCTGTCGATGAATCTGGCCGGCGATGTATTTTACGGGCTTGATGCCGATTTCCGGTATATCTATCATAGCCAGACAATTTACCATGTTGATGCTCTGTTTGCCAGCTATGTCAAGCGGTTATTAAACTGTTTTAACGAAAACAGAAAGCCTGAAATGCACATCCCGGCCGCTACCGTGTCAGATTTTATGTCAGGCGCACTGCCTGCTCTGGAAACAATTGCCACGATAAAAGTAGATGATTCCATTTACGCTAAGTTCCACAAAGAGCAGTTGGAAAAACGTATCTACCTGGACCGGTTCGGCAGCGGCATCAGCGCCCGGCTTGAGTTTTGGTATGGCGACACCATGATAAATCCCTTTGGCGACACCGGACCGGGTGACGCTACGCTTGCCGGCAAATGGCTGCTCCGCGCTACCGCCCAGGAAAAAGAAATATTGAATACTTTTCAGCAGTACGGTTTTACCTGGTCGGCCGACCGGCTGGTGCTGGCTGATGAAGCGTCTGCTTATACCTTTTTGTATCAGGCCTTGCCGGAACTGCAGAGCAGGGCCGAGATCCTGTATGCCGCGGACTTGCACCAGCCTAAAATTAAGCCGGCCGGTAAAATTACCGCCGGCGTCAGACTCAATCAGTCAACAGACATGCTGGAATTCTCCCTCCAGCTTGAAGATATATCTACTCAGGAATTAATTGATTTGCTGGCTGCCTACAGGTTAAAGAAGCGCTATCACCGCCTCCCGGACGGTTCTTTCATTCCCCTTGATGTTCCCGAATTCCAAACAGCCGCCAGCCTGATTACTGAATTGGGCCTGAGTCCGGCTGACCTGGAAAATCAGGTTGTGGAACTGCCAAAATACCGGGCCTTATACCTGGACAGCCTGGCCCGCGAATCGCCGGACTTTACGGTTGAGCGCAGCAGCGCCTTCCGGCATATGGTTCAGGATATTCGTGAACCTCAGGATATTGAGTATCCAATACCGCCAGGTATCCAGGGCAAACTCAGGGATTATCAGAAAACAGGCTTTAAATGGCTTAAATCGCTGGCAAATTACGGACTGGGAGGTATTCTGGCCGACGATATGGGCTTAGGCAAAACCTTACAGGTGATTGCTTTTATCCTGGCCGAAAAAGAAACTGCCGCCGGTCCGTCACTTGTCATTGCCCCGACCTCACTCGTATACAACTGGCGGGAAGAAATAATGAAATTCGCCCCCAGCCTGCAGGCGGCCGTAATTGCCGGCCAACCGGCCGAGCGGTTAGAACAGTTTAAGAATATTGACAACGCCGATATCGTCATCACCTCCTATGGCCTTATCAAACGGGATATCGATATATACCAACAGCGCACATTCAACTATTGCTTCCTTGATGAAGCCCAGCATATAAAAAATCCGAATACCTTAAATGCTAAGTCAGTAAAACAAATTAAAGCTAAAAATTATTTTGCCCTCACCGGAACCCCCATTGAAAACACACTGACAGAATTATGGTCAATTTTTGATTTTCTAATGCCCGGCTATTTGCGTACCCACAAAGCCTTCATGAGCCGCTTCGAAATTCCCATTGTCAAAGATAATGACCAACAAGCACTGCAGGAACTAAACCGCCACATTAAGCCATTTATCATGCGGCGCATGAAAAAGGCGGTGCTAAAAGAACTGCCGGAAAAAATCGAGAGTAAAATGGTGAATGAAATGACTGCGGCCCAGGCCAGGTTATATGCGGCCTGGCTCTTGCAAGCCAAGACCGAGTTTGAAGCCGAGGTCAGCGTCCATGGCTTTGAACAGAGTCAAATTAAGATCTTATCACTGCTGACCAGGCTCAGGCAAATCTGCTGTCATCCCTCTTTATTTATTGAAAACTATCAGGGCGGCAGCGGCAAGCTGGAGATGGTGCAGGAATTAATTCGCGATGCAACAGCCGGCGGTCACCGGGTCCTGTTATTTTCACAGTTTACCAGCATGCTGTCGTTAATCAGGCAGGAACTGGAGACCATGAAAATCAGTTACCATTATTTAGATGGTGCCACCAGGGCTGATATGAGACTCAATCTGGTCCGGTCTTTTAACAGTGGTGAAAAATCAGTTTTCCTGATTTCGCTTAAAGCCGGCGGCACAGGGCTAAATCTGACCGGGGCCGATATGGTCATTCATTATGACCCTTGGTGGAACCCGGCGGTTGAAGATCAGGCCACAGACCGGGCCTACCGGATTGGTCAAAAAAATTCGGTACAGGTATATAAGCTCATTACTAAAAATACAATTGAAGAAAAAATATATCTATTGCAACAAAAAAAGAAAGAGCTGATTGACAGCCTGATCAAGCCCGGAGAAAACTTCCTAACCAAGATGAATGAAACCGAGATCCGGGATCTGTTCAGTCTTTAG
- a CDS encoding aminotransferase class V-fold PLP-dependent enzyme has protein sequence MVYRNSGSSFRQLVAGTDAKVPLANGKYVRGINFDNAATTPPLCAVLSEINQFAPWYASVHRGKGYKSIICSERYEQGREVVREFVNAGQQDVVIFTKNTTESINMLAYALAGERDQVVLTTDMEHLANDMPWRDKFTVDYIGLTKAGRLSLQSLESKLQLHAGKVKLVAVTGASNVTGYINPIAKIARLVHQYGAAIFVDGAQWVPHIAVNMRPPDAAEHIDYLAFSGHKMYAPFGTGVLIGPQAAFAKAVPVYQGGGAVGLVSQATIEWDAPPAKWEAGTPNMMGVLALITAIETLSKLNLNTIHRYEQHLIDYTIDGLRTIPGITLYSIRDGREARVSLVSFSLEGLHHSQVAEILSQQAGIAVRNGLFCAHPYVEKLLRLSAEEIKYYQTHDDKSLPGLVRVSFGLYNTINEIKIFLAILAHIAGHRQHYADKYSYVLAPNRPGDKGQREYPYC, from the coding sequence ATGGTTTATCGTAACTCAGGCAGCAGTTTCCGGCAGTTAGTAGCCGGCACTGATGCTAAAGTACCATTAGCAAATGGGAAGTATGTCAGGGGGATTAACTTTGACAATGCGGCCACCACGCCGCCGCTTTGCGCAGTATTAAGTGAGATTAATCAATTTGCTCCCTGGTATGCATCTGTTCATCGTGGCAAAGGCTATAAGTCAATTATATGCTCCGAGCGTTATGAACAAGGCCGCGAGGTTGTCAGGGAGTTTGTCAATGCCGGCCAGCAGGATGTTGTGATTTTTACTAAGAATACGACCGAATCAATCAACATGCTGGCGTATGCCTTAGCCGGCGAGCGAGATCAGGTTGTTTTAACGACCGATATGGAGCATTTAGCCAATGACATGCCCTGGCGGGATAAATTCACTGTCGATTATATCGGTTTAACCAAAGCAGGCAGATTATCTTTACAAAGTCTCGAGTCAAAGCTGCAGCTGCATGCAGGTAAAGTAAAGCTAGTCGCTGTTACCGGCGCTTCCAACGTTACCGGTTATATCAATCCTATTGCAAAAATTGCCCGGCTGGTCCACCAGTACGGCGCCGCAATTTTTGTGGACGGCGCTCAGTGGGTACCGCATATTGCCGTTAATATGCGGCCGCCGGATGCAGCCGAGCATATCGATTACTTAGCATTTTCGGGACACAAAATGTATGCGCCCTTTGGTACCGGGGTTCTTATCGGGCCACAAGCGGCTTTTGCTAAGGCTGTTCCGGTATACCAGGGCGGCGGGGCGGTTGGTTTAGTGTCGCAGGCAACGATTGAATGGGACGCGCCACCGGCCAAATGGGAGGCAGGTACGCCCAACATGATGGGCGTGTTGGCTCTGATTACGGCCATCGAGACTTTGTCCAAGCTAAATCTTAATACGATTCACCGTTATGAACAGCATTTGATTGATTATACCATTGACGGATTACGCACTATCCCCGGGATCACGCTATACAGTATCAGGGACGGGCGGGAAGCCAGGGTAAGTCTGGTATCTTTCAGTCTGGAGGGGCTTCATCACAGCCAGGTGGCGGAAATTCTGTCACAACAAGCCGGTATTGCTGTGCGCAACGGTTTGTTTTGTGCTCACCCTTATGTGGAAAAACTGCTGCGGCTGAGTGCGGAAGAGATCAAATATTATCAAACCCATGATGATAAAAGCCTGCCAGGGTTAGTAAGGGTTAGTTTCGGCCTGTACAATACAATCAATGAAATTAAGATATTTCTGGCAATATTAGCTCATATTGCCGGCCACCGCCAACACTATGCCGATAAGTACAGCTACGTACTGGCACCTAACCGCCCGGGCGATAAAGGCCAACGGGAATATCCCTACTGTTAA
- the leuS gene encoding leucine--tRNA ligase, with product MNEKYSPREIESKWQKFWVDNAAFSTAINRQRPEYYVLEMFPYPSGNLHMGHVRNYSIGDVVARFKVMQGYNVLHPMGWDAFGMPAENAAIKHGIHPSSWTWDNIANMRRQQQELGLSYDWDREVATCHPHYYHWTQWLFLLFLERGLAYKKKAAVNWCNDCNTVLANEQVVDGRCWRCDSVVIKKDLEQWFFKITDYADRLLADLADLKGWPERVKTMQENWIGRSEGAEFSFAVPEIDEKISVYTTRHDTVFGVSYIVLAPEHALVDKLIAGKTEAAAVKAFIERVRGQSEIARTSNETEKEGIFTGAYALHPFTGEQVPVWVANYVLVEYGTGAVMGVPAHDQRDWEFAGKYGLTKKVVVQPTGKELTLSEMTGAFDGQGTMVNSGEFSGLDNEAGKVKIAQWLEKQGIGKRRVNYRLRDWLISRQRYWGAPIPVIYCPVCGTVPVPKDQLPVLLPENVDFSSGSVSPLAKAEEFINCTCPKCGGKARRETDTMDTFICSSWYYFRYTSPHSTDEPFNPDKANYWMPVDQYIGGIEHAILHLLYSRFFTKVLKDAGLVNVNEPFKNLLTQGMVIKDGAKMSKSKGNVVSPEEIIGKYGADTARLFILFAAPPERDLEWSDQGVEGAYRFLGRLWRIVGYYAPLVKAEAESAYDPKQLGKEEKTLRRILHTTIKRVTEDIGQRFNFNTAISAIMELVNAMYALKEQGVPPQPGLAREVVSGLLKMLAPFAPHITEELWLETIAEGSVHKQTWPTFEAAALEVEEVEIVLQINGKVRDKVVVPVGLSAKDLEKTALGQEKVQALIAGKQVVKVISVPQKLVNIVVK from the coding sequence ATGAATGAAAAATATTCGCCGCGCGAGATTGAGTCCAAGTGGCAAAAATTCTGGGTTGACAATGCTGCATTCAGCACTGCTATTAACCGTCAGCGTCCGGAATACTATGTTCTGGAAATGTTTCCTTATCCTTCAGGCAACCTGCACATGGGGCATGTACGTAATTACTCAATTGGTGATGTTGTTGCCAGATTTAAGGTAATGCAAGGCTATAATGTGCTGCATCCTATGGGCTGGGATGCTTTTGGCATGCCTGCTGAAAACGCCGCTATCAAGCATGGCATTCATCCATCGTCCTGGACATGGGACAATATTGCCAACATGCGCCGCCAACAGCAAGAACTGGGTTTATCTTATGACTGGGACCGGGAAGTGGCTACCTGCCATCCCCATTATTATCACTGGACCCAGTGGTTGTTTTTGCTGTTCCTGGAACGGGGACTGGCCTATAAGAAGAAGGCTGCTGTAAACTGGTGTAATGACTGTAATACGGTATTGGCCAATGAGCAGGTTGTTGATGGCCGCTGCTGGCGCTGTGACTCGGTTGTTATCAAAAAAGATCTTGAACAATGGTTCTTTAAAATAACAGATTATGCCGATCGTCTCCTGGCTGACCTGGCTGACCTGAAGGGCTGGCCTGAGCGTGTTAAAACCATGCAGGAGAACTGGATCGGCCGCAGTGAAGGGGCTGAATTCAGCTTTGCCGTGCCTGAGATTGATGAGAAAATTTCTGTATATACGACCAGGCATGACACGGTTTTCGGTGTAAGCTATATTGTCCTGGCACCGGAACATGCGCTGGTGGACAAGCTGATCGCAGGCAAAACGGAAGCCGCGGCTGTTAAAGCCTTTATTGAGCGGGTCCGGGGCCAGAGCGAGATTGCCCGCACCTCCAATGAAACGGAAAAAGAGGGAATTTTTACCGGCGCCTACGCACTCCATCCCTTTACCGGCGAGCAAGTGCCGGTCTGGGTGGCAAACTATGTCCTGGTTGAATACGGCACCGGCGCTGTTATGGGGGTACCGGCTCACGACCAGCGCGACTGGGAGTTTGCCGGCAAGTACGGATTGACCAAAAAGGTGGTCGTTCAGCCAACCGGCAAAGAGCTTACCCTGAGTGAAATGACCGGGGCGTTTGACGGCCAGGGCACGATGGTGAATTCCGGCGAGTTCAGCGGTCTGGATAACGAAGCAGGTAAGGTTAAAATTGCTCAGTGGCTGGAAAAACAGGGGATTGGCAAACGCCGTGTCAACTACCGGCTGCGGGACTGGCTTATTTCCCGCCAGCGTTACTGGGGGGCTCCCATTCCGGTTATTTATTGTCCGGTCTGCGGCACAGTACCGGTGCCCAAAGACCAGCTGCCTGTTTTATTGCCGGAAAACGTTGATTTCTCCAGTGGATCTGTATCGCCGCTGGCCAAAGCGGAAGAGTTTATCAACTGTACCTGCCCTAAGTGTGGCGGCAAGGCGCGGCGGGAAACAGATACCATGGATACTTTTATTTGTTCCTCCTGGTATTATTTCCGCTATACCAGCCCGCATAGCACCGATGAACCGTTCAATCCGGACAAAGCCAATTACTGGATGCCTGTGGACCAGTATATCGGCGGTATTGAGCATGCTATCCTGCATCTTTTATACTCGCGCTTTTTTACCAAGGTATTAAAGGACGCCGGTTTGGTTAATGTCAATGAACCGTTTAAGAACCTGCTGACCCAGGGGATGGTTATTAAAGACGGGGCTAAAATGTCGAAGTCCAAAGGCAATGTTGTTTCACCGGAGGAGATTATCGGCAAATACGGTGCCGACACGGCCCGTTTATTTATTCTGTTTGCGGCGCCGCCGGAACGTGATCTGGAATGGAGTGACCAGGGGGTTGAGGGGGCGTACCGGTTCCTGGGCCGGTTATGGCGGATTGTCGGCTACTATGCACCGCTGGTTAAAGCGGAGGCAGAAAGTGCCTATGATCCGAAGCAGCTCGGCAAAGAAGAGAAAACCCTGCGCCGTATCCTGCACACAACCATCAAGCGGGTAACCGAAGATATTGGACAAAGATTTAATTTCAATACCGCGATTAGCGCCATTATGGAACTGGTCAATGCGATGTATGCGCTAAAAGAGCAGGGCGTACCCCCGCAACCGGGTCTGGCCCGGGAAGTTGTGTCAGGACTCCTAAAAATGCTGGCGCCGTTTGCACCGCACATAACCGAGGAACTGTGGCTCGAAACCATAGCTGAGGGCAGTGTGCACAAGCAGACCTGGCCAACCTTTGAGGCGGCAGCCCTGGAAGTGGAAGAGGTAGAAATAGTACTGCAGATCAACGGCAAGGTTCGTGACAAAGTTGTTGTTCCGGTCGGATTGAGTGCTAAAGACCTGGAAAAAACAGCCCTTGGACAGGAAAAAGTGCAGGCGCTTATTGCTGGCAAGCAGGTGGTTAAAGTAATATCCGTGCCGCAGAAACTGGTTAATATTGTTGTAAAATAG
- the trxA gene encoding thioredoxin, with amino-acid sequence MSELTITSTGQFNDAVLKADKPVLVDFWAPWCGPCKMVAPEVAAIAQKFAGRAVVAKVNIDEQQALASQYNVMSIPTLIIFKAGSEVGRITGFRPQKDIGDMLEKVL; translated from the coding sequence ATGAGTGAATTAACGATTACCAGTACCGGGCAGTTTAATGATGCCGTGCTCAAAGCGGACAAACCTGTGCTGGTGGATTTTTGGGCACCCTGGTGCGGCCCCTGCAAAATGGTAGCCCCGGAAGTGGCGGCAATTGCCCAAAAATTTGCCGGCCGGGCTGTTGTCGCCAAAGTAAATATTGATGAACAGCAAGCGCTGGCCAGTCAGTACAATGTTATGAGTATTCCTACTCTGATCATTTTTAAAGCCGGCAGTGAGGTCGGCCGGATTACCGGTTTCCGCCCGCAAAAAGATATTGGCGATATGCTGGAAAAAGTATTATGA